Proteins encoded within one genomic window of Amycolatopsis nigrescens CSC17Ta-90:
- a CDS encoding TetR/AcrR family transcriptional regulator, whose translation MPAPSSPAAKPGRPARLARAEIVALARRILREEGVHALSMRRLAKDLGATPMALYHHVRDKNELLFAVLEEETAGLRRPELPADPAARLVEVACILRGVLGDMPWVVDVLTRGDAFGMNALWMSDETLAAAISAGMSDVDAVAAYRSIWRFTIGDLACATDDPVQAGRTSMREVLSERLTGEAGQRFPTLARLSGQWPESSASYDFRAGVSALVDGLLRRYTS comes from the coding sequence ATGCCAGCACCGTCGAGTCCCGCCGCGAAACCCGGGCGCCCCGCCAGGCTCGCCCGCGCCGAGATCGTGGCGCTGGCCAGGCGGATCCTGCGGGAAGAGGGCGTGCACGCGCTGTCCATGCGCCGGCTGGCCAAGGACCTCGGCGCCACCCCGATGGCGCTCTATCACCACGTCCGCGACAAGAACGAGCTGCTGTTCGCGGTGCTGGAGGAGGAGACCGCCGGCCTCCGGCGGCCGGAGCTGCCGGCCGACCCGGCGGCGCGGCTGGTCGAGGTGGCCTGCATCCTGCGCGGCGTGCTTGGCGACATGCCCTGGGTGGTCGACGTGCTCACCCGCGGGGACGCGTTCGGCATGAACGCGCTGTGGATGTCCGACGAGACACTGGCCGCCGCGATCAGCGCCGGAATGTCCGATGTGGACGCCGTCGCGGCGTACCGCTCGATCTGGCGGTTCACCATCGGTGACCTGGCCTGCGCCACCGACGACCCGGTGCAGGCCGGGCGCACCTCGATGCGGGAGGTGCTCTCCGAACGGCTCACCGGGGAGGCAGGGCAGCGGTTCCCCACCCTGGCGCGGCTGTCCGGGCAGTGGCCCGAGTCCTCCGCGAGCTACGACTTCCGCGCCGGGGTGAGCGCGCTGGTGGACGGCCTGCTGCGCCGCTACACCTCGTGA
- a CDS encoding MFS transporter: protein MSQLNRPAAVLACVVIVQFMASLDLSVVNVALPAIQSDLGFDQTALQWVVNAYALVYGGFMLLGGRLGDVLGRRRVLFGGLAVFALASLLGGFATAPGQLIAVRAVQGLGAAVLSPAALALVSVTFEAGKARSRALGLWAISTVVGGAVGVLAGGVLTQSLDWRWVLWINLPIAALALAAAATGVRESRPESAPKLDFLGAALVTAGMALLILGVARTDEYPWTSPMTIGTLAIALVLLAAFVVVERKITDPLLDLRLFRHRALAGANLFGFLITAGQLAGFYFVSLHMQQVLHYSPAMAGLAFLPFCAGAVAGMQLATRMMPSLGARGTLLAGGLLGGAGIAWFGAAGPGGSFVADLLGPSLVASVGIGAGFVAMGAAATGGVPAADAGMASGIINSSRQLGGSIGLAALTTIAAGVTTRSSATADDALSAGYSVALYVGGALIVAGALVAWALVPANGRRDGRQRAAVTAASG, encoded by the coding sequence ATGTCCCAGCTGAACCGGCCGGCCGCGGTGCTGGCCTGTGTGGTGATCGTGCAGTTCATGGCTTCGTTGGACCTGTCGGTGGTGAACGTCGCGCTACCGGCCATCCAGTCCGATCTCGGCTTCGACCAGACCGCGCTGCAGTGGGTGGTCAACGCCTACGCGCTGGTGTACGGCGGGTTCATGCTGCTCGGCGGCAGGCTCGGTGACGTGCTCGGCAGGCGGCGGGTGCTGTTCGGCGGGCTGGCCGTGTTCGCGCTGGCCAGCCTCCTGGGTGGCTTCGCGACCGCTCCGGGGCAGCTGATCGCGGTGCGGGCCGTGCAGGGCCTCGGCGCCGCGGTGCTCTCACCGGCCGCGCTCGCACTGGTCTCCGTCACCTTCGAAGCGGGCAAGGCACGTTCGCGCGCGCTCGGCCTGTGGGCCATCTCGACCGTCGTCGGCGGCGCGGTCGGGGTACTGGCGGGCGGGGTGCTCACCCAGTCCCTCGACTGGCGTTGGGTGCTGTGGATCAACCTGCCGATCGCCGCACTGGCGCTGGCCGCCGCGGCCACCGGGGTCCGGGAGAGCCGCCCGGAAAGCGCGCCCAAACTCGACTTCCTCGGCGCCGCACTGGTCACCGCCGGAATGGCACTGCTCATCCTGGGCGTCGCCCGCACCGACGAGTACCCGTGGACCTCGCCGATGACCATCGGCACCCTGGCCATCGCCCTGGTGCTGCTGGCCGCTTTCGTCGTGGTGGAACGGAAAATCACCGACCCGCTGCTCGACCTGCGGCTGTTCCGGCATCGCGCGCTGGCCGGGGCGAACCTGTTCGGTTTCCTGATCACCGCGGGCCAGCTGGCCGGGTTCTACTTCGTGTCGCTGCACATGCAGCAGGTCCTGCACTACTCCCCCGCCATGGCGGGCCTGGCGTTCCTGCCGTTCTGCGCGGGCGCGGTCGCCGGTATGCAGCTGGCCACCAGGATGATGCCGTCGCTCGGCGCCCGCGGGACGCTGCTCGCCGGCGGGCTGCTCGGCGGTGCCGGCATCGCCTGGTTCGGCGCGGCCGGGCCCGGTGGCTCCTTCGTGGCCGATCTGCTCGGGCCGTCGCTGGTGGCCAGCGTCGGGATCGGTGCCGGTTTCGTGGCCATGGGCGCGGCGGCCACCGGTGGCGTGCCCGCCGCGGACGCCGGGATGGCGTCCGGGATCATCAACAGCTCCCGGCAGCTTGGCGGATCCATCGGGCTGGCGGCGCTGACCACCATCGCGGCCGGGGTGACCACCCGGTCGTCCGCGACCGCAGACGACGCCCTCAGCGCCGGTTACTCGGTCGCGCTCTACGTCGGCGGCGCGCTGATCGTCGCGGGTGCGCTGGTGGCCTGGGCACTGGTACCGGCGAACGGCCGGCGGGACGGGCGGCAGCGGGCGGCCGTCACGGCGGCCTCCGGCTAA
- a CDS encoding serine/threonine-protein kinase has translation MTEESRLVAGRYRLVEKVGGGAMGVVWRGRDESLDRVIAVKELLLHNGFDEVKTGEAKQRAMREARIAARLQHPHAITVFDVVEESDRPWLIMEYLPSKSLAEVLYESGPLPVADVVKIGRQLASALLAAHQAGIVHRDVKPGNVLLGEDGTVKITDFGISRAAGDVTVTATGEVAGTPGFFSPEVARGSDANAASDVFSLGATLYTAVEGTPPFGHSENAIALLYRVARGETVPPQQAGALTPILTRLLANDPEERPTTAEAFELLNDPALERGTAAGGGGSRRRVLIAALAAVVLIAATVLTVLLTRDGENPGNTAAPPTTQQPSTSPPNPAPPPAEQSTSNTPSPPSSPPSTSPAAVPLEQAIQDYYALIPGNLQAGYARLTDRFKQSRAQTFAKYEGFWRSMRAEVSGVAVSGQNTVSATITFIENGQTKSREHHVYTLVQSNGQWMIDSQSS, from the coding sequence TTGACGGAGGAAAGCCGGTTGGTCGCCGGCCGTTACCGCTTGGTCGAGAAGGTGGGCGGCGGCGCGATGGGCGTGGTCTGGCGCGGCCGGGACGAATCGCTCGACCGCGTGATCGCGGTTAAGGAACTGTTGCTGCACAACGGTTTTGACGAGGTCAAGACGGGCGAGGCGAAGCAGCGGGCGATGCGCGAGGCGCGGATCGCCGCCAGGTTGCAGCATCCGCACGCAATCACCGTGTTCGACGTGGTCGAGGAGTCGGACCGGCCGTGGCTGATCATGGAGTACCTGCCGTCGAAGAGTCTGGCCGAAGTGCTCTACGAAAGCGGTCCACTGCCGGTCGCCGACGTCGTGAAGATCGGCCGTCAGCTCGCCTCCGCGCTGCTCGCCGCGCACCAGGCCGGGATCGTGCACCGGGACGTGAAGCCGGGCAACGTACTGCTCGGCGAGGACGGCACGGTCAAGATCACCGATTTCGGCATCTCCCGCGCCGCCGGCGACGTGACCGTCACCGCCACCGGCGAGGTCGCCGGCACACCGGGCTTCTTCTCGCCCGAGGTGGCCAGGGGCAGTGACGCCAACGCGGCTTCGGACGTGTTCTCCCTCGGCGCGACGCTGTACACCGCGGTCGAGGGCACGCCGCCGTTCGGGCACAGCGAAAACGCGATCGCGCTGCTTTACCGGGTGGCACGCGGAGAGACCGTGCCGCCGCAGCAGGCCGGCGCGCTCACCCCGATCCTGACCCGCTTGCTGGCCAACGACCCCGAAGAACGGCCGACCACCGCCGAAGCCTTCGAGTTGCTGAACGATCCGGCCTTGGAGCGGGGCACCGCCGCCGGTGGCGGTGGCTCCCGGCGGCGGGTGCTGATCGCCGCGCTCGCCGCGGTGGTACTGATCGCCGCCACCGTGCTGACCGTGCTGCTCACCAGGGACGGCGAAAATCCGGGCAACACGGCCGCCCCGCCGACCACCCAGCAGCCGTCCACCTCGCCGCCGAACCCGGCGCCGCCGCCGGCCGAGCAGTCCACGTCGAACACACCGAGCCCGCCGAGCAGCCCGCCGTCGACCAGCCCCGCCGCCGTACCGCTGGAGCAGGCGATCCAGGACTACTACGCGCTCATTCCCGGCAACCTGCAGGCCGGCTACGCCCGGCTGACCGACCGGTTCAAGCAGTCCCGCGCGCAGACCTTCGCAAAGTACGAGGGATTCTGGCGCAGCATGCGGGCCGAGGTCTCAGGAGTCGCGGTCAGCGGTCAGAACACGGTGTCCGCCACCATCACCTTCATCGAAAACGGCCAGACCAAGTCCCGTGAGCACCACGTCTACACCCTGGTCCAGAGCAACGGCCAGTGGATGATCGACAGTCAGAGCAGCTGA
- a CDS encoding alkaline phosphatase family protein: MNEHAITRRRVLGTAGAAALGSVLLPSNLRKALAETPARPAARLEDIEHVVILMQENRSFDHYFGTMAGVRGFSDPNVLRLPDGRPAFYQPDAAHADGYVLPFRYDTAVTSAQETPGLPHDWDDQHSAWNSGAMDNWIKAKGAKSMGYYTRDDIPFHFALAEAFTVCDGYHCSVIGPTNPNRLYMWSGWIDPHGTAGGPAYYNYMSSAKPVLSWKTYPERLTEAGVSWRIYQEEDNYDDNSLAWFRQFAEAPRSSPLYRNAMVRKSAGWFEHDAKNDRLPAVSWLVAPSAQTEHPLWMPAAGAQYIASKIDAIAANPDVWKKTAFILTYDENDGYFDHVLPPTPSPGTPDEFVDGKPIGLGFRVPTVIVSPWTAGGYVCSETFDHSSLVRFLERRFGVREPHLSDWRRRTVGDLTSAFRFTRPPAPFPAGNERLRYPATVAKLLAAQAQVRDNPAPEVPSGNQSMPVQEPSRPPG, translated from the coding sequence ACCCCGGCGCGGCCGGCGGCCCGGCTGGAGGACATCGAGCACGTGGTGATCCTGATGCAGGAGAACCGCAGCTTCGACCACTACTTCGGCACCATGGCCGGGGTGCGCGGGTTCTCCGACCCGAACGTGCTGCGGCTGCCGGACGGACGGCCCGCCTTCTACCAGCCGGACGCCGCGCACGCGGACGGTTACGTGCTGCCGTTCCGCTACGACACCGCGGTCACCAGCGCGCAGGAGACGCCGGGGCTGCCGCACGACTGGGACGACCAGCACTCCGCGTGGAACTCCGGCGCGATGGACAACTGGATCAAGGCCAAGGGCGCGAAGAGCATGGGTTACTACACCCGTGACGACATCCCGTTCCATTTCGCGCTGGCCGAGGCGTTCACCGTCTGCGACGGCTACCACTGCTCGGTGATCGGGCCGACCAACCCGAACCGGCTGTACATGTGGAGCGGGTGGATCGACCCGCACGGCACGGCTGGCGGCCCGGCGTACTACAACTACATGTCCTCGGCCAAGCCGGTGCTGTCCTGGAAGACCTACCCGGAGCGGCTGACCGAGGCCGGCGTCAGCTGGCGGATCTACCAGGAGGAGGACAACTACGACGACAACTCGCTGGCCTGGTTCCGCCAGTTCGCCGAGGCGCCGCGTAGTTCGCCCCTGTACCGCAACGCGATGGTGCGGAAGTCGGCCGGCTGGTTCGAGCACGACGCGAAGAACGACCGGCTGCCGGCGGTGAGCTGGCTGGTGGCGCCCTCGGCGCAGACCGAGCATCCGCTCTGGATGCCCGCCGCCGGCGCCCAGTACATCGCGTCCAAAATAGACGCGATCGCGGCCAACCCGGACGTGTGGAAGAAAACGGCGTTCATCCTCACCTACGACGAGAACGACGGCTATTTCGACCACGTGCTCCCGCCGACCCCGTCGCCGGGCACCCCGGACGAGTTCGTGGACGGCAAGCCGATCGGGCTGGGTTTCCGGGTGCCCACGGTGATCGTGTCGCCGTGGACCGCCGGCGGTTACGTCTGCTCGGAGACCTTCGACCATTCCTCGCTGGTCCGGTTCCTGGAGCGGCGGTTCGGGGTGCGGGAGCCGCACCTCAGCGACTGGCGGCGGCGCACGGTCGGCGATCTCACCTCGGCCTTCCGCTTCACCCGGCCACCCGCGCCGTTCCCCGCGGGCAACGAGCGGCTGCGCTACCCGGCCACCGTCGCGAAACTGCTGGCCGCGCAGGCGCAGGTGCGGGACAACCCGGCGCCCGAGGTGCCGTCCGGGAACCAGAGCATGCCGGTCCAGGAGCCGTCCAGGCCGCCCGGTTAG